One Punica granatum isolate Tunisia-2019 chromosome 3, ASM765513v2, whole genome shotgun sequence genomic window carries:
- the LOC116201286 gene encoding soluble inorganic pyrophosphatase-like isoform X1: MENAGGEAGGRNSGYGHVTLNERILSSMSRRSVAAHPWHDLEIVLCLSFAGPGAPAVFNCVVEIGKGSKVKYELDKTSGLIKVDRVLYSSVVYPHNYGFIPRTLCEDSDPMDVLVLMQEPVLPGTFLRARAIGLMPMIDQGEKDDKIIAVCADDPEFRHYKDIKEIPPHRLAEIRRFFEDYKKNENKKVDVEDFLPAEAAVEAIKYSMDLYASYIVESLRQ; the protein is encoded by the exons ATGGAAAACGCTGGTGGAGAAGCTGGTGGAAGAAATTCAGGATATGGTCATGTGACCTTGAATGAAAGGATTCTGTCTTCAATGTCGAGAAGATCTGTTGCTGCACATCCCTGGCATGACCTTGAGATCG TGCTCTGTTTATCATTTGCAGGACCAGGTGCTCCTGCAGTTTTCAATTGC GTGGTTGAGATTGGCAAAGGGAGCAAGGTTAAGTATGAACTAGACAAGACAAGTGGCCTTATAAAG GTTGATCGAGTCCTCTACTCATCGGTTGTTTACCCACACAATTATGGTTTTATTCCCCGTACCCTTTGTGAAGACAGTGATCCCATGGATGTCCTCGTACTGATGCAG GAGCCAGTGCTACCAGGCACCTTCCTTCGTGCTCGGGCTATTGGGTTGATGCCTATGATTGACCAG GGCGAGAAGGACGACAAGATCATAGCAGTGTGTGCTGACGACCCAGAGTTCCGCCACTACAAGGACATCAAGGAGATCCCTCCCCATCGCCTTGCTGAGATTCGCCGCTTCTTCGAGGACT ACAAGAAAAATGAGAACAAGAAGGTTGATGTTGAGGACTTTCTCCCAGCAGAGGCTGCCGTTGAAGCCATCAAATACTCCAT GGATCTGTATGCATCTTATATAGTTGAGAGCTTGAGGCAGTAA
- the LOC116201286 gene encoding soluble inorganic pyrophosphatase-like isoform X2 gives MENAGGEAGGRNSGYGHVTLNERILSSMSRRSVAAHPWHDLEIGPGAPAVFNCVVEIGKGSKVKYELDKTSGLIKVDRVLYSSVVYPHNYGFIPRTLCEDSDPMDVLVLMQEPVLPGTFLRARAIGLMPMIDQGEKDDKIIAVCADDPEFRHYKDIKEIPPHRLAEIRRFFEDYKKNENKKVDVEDFLPAEAAVEAIKYSMDLYASYIVESLRQ, from the exons ATGGAAAACGCTGGTGGAGAAGCTGGTGGAAGAAATTCAGGATATGGTCATGTGACCTTGAATGAAAGGATTCTGTCTTCAATGTCGAGAAGATCTGTTGCTGCACATCCCTGGCATGACCTTGAGATCG GACCAGGTGCTCCTGCAGTTTTCAATTGC GTGGTTGAGATTGGCAAAGGGAGCAAGGTTAAGTATGAACTAGACAAGACAAGTGGCCTTATAAAG GTTGATCGAGTCCTCTACTCATCGGTTGTTTACCCACACAATTATGGTTTTATTCCCCGTACCCTTTGTGAAGACAGTGATCCCATGGATGTCCTCGTACTGATGCAG GAGCCAGTGCTACCAGGCACCTTCCTTCGTGCTCGGGCTATTGGGTTGATGCCTATGATTGACCAG GGCGAGAAGGACGACAAGATCATAGCAGTGTGTGCTGACGACCCAGAGTTCCGCCACTACAAGGACATCAAGGAGATCCCTCCCCATCGCCTTGCTGAGATTCGCCGCTTCTTCGAGGACT ACAAGAAAAATGAGAACAAGAAGGTTGATGTTGAGGACTTTCTCCCAGCAGAGGCTGCCGTTGAAGCCATCAAATACTCCAT GGATCTGTATGCATCTTATATAGTTGAGAGCTTGAGGCAGTAA
- the LOC116201292 gene encoding uncharacterized protein LOC116201292, whose product MESSLKHSRGSQLLQSSSLKQRKSGYEPSDTETESREHDCKGGVLGSQDPQLGAMFMRDTNPGPLKLRPWHSPPKVENGGSPPERMFEATSMRRRHSSKSPYKPRRDDAGNALLPQPSSDFHRNVSPFSKLEHRRHRSPYKLWREERDLDNNNDLDGVGTNRKQSRRTPTKDGRAGISPIQDIGQTSVRSNYLQRSISTPKLRIGHIAQNKNYGQVEQKGGRTSSPLAMNTVRKQREASPMKAPSVGEINEMVANLKLARAPMFGAPNFESNDSIAPGDIFFSRDYTALMMQNDALPKNNGSDTQFNPVSEVDTIRDSNSNRWNNPNGVFELNPQRNSSYSSVPQMGMNYSSTTSRHSSSKRSTTSSKMSNSSTRTTDSMKKFTANRKKSQSEPWFACMRRQSCKTSKTPETKAFDEASFIDKAFVVETLRQFWADKHQPGSLDGFTVHKQEAQLLKQLVSSDVCPHILFQGPSGSGKRALTMAFLQEIYGDQSCNVSHELRNFQIQEKRQMQIAVPLTSSAHHVELNVHKELNARYALMAIVKEINNYHAIAPEVSTADFKADYKVIVLYEVDKAAESIQHLIKWIIDCYSDSCKLILCSEDDGNILESVKSQCKVIKVDAPVAHEIMEVLIQIARKEDFELSMNFAAKIATKSKQNIRKAIMALEACKAHNYPFVEDQPIPFGWEEVLVELASEILADPSPKRLFFIRGKIQKLLMDFVHPKLILQKLIEQFLRGVESSSRRELYYWHAYYEKRLPTGTTALLKLEEFVAKFMSIHRKSSGRRQYV is encoded by the exons ATGGAGAGCTCATTGAAGCACAGCAGGGGGTCTCAGCTTCTGCAGTCGAGCTCGCTGAAGCAGCGGAAGAGTGGATACGAGCCCTCAGACACGGAGACGGAGTCAAGGGAGCATGACTGTAAAGGCGGAGTTTTGGGCTCTCAGGATCCACAACTGGGCGCTATGTTCATGAGAGATACGAACCCGGGTCCCTTGAAGCTGAGGCCGTGGCATTCTCCTCCAAAGGTTGAAAATGGTGGGTCGCCCCCTGAGAGGATGTTCGAGGCCACCTCGATGCGTAGGAGGCACAGTAGTAAGTCGCCCTACAAGCCGAGGAGAGACGATGCTGGTAATGCTCTCTTGCCTCAACCTAGTTCAGATTTTCATAGGAATGTTAGCCCGTTTTCAAAGTTAGAGCATAGAAGGCATCGTTCGCCTTATAAGCTGtggagagaagagagggacCTAGACAACAATAATGATCTTGATGGTGTGGGCACGAATAGGAAGCAGAGTCGTAGAACGCCTACAAAAGATGGAAGGGCGGGTATATCGCCCATCCAGGATATTGGTCAAACGAGTGTACGGTCAAACTACCTTCAGAGATCCATTAGCACTCCGAAATTGAGAATCGGGCACATCGCACAGAATAAGAACTATGGTCAGGTGGAACAGAAGGGTGGGCGGACATCATCCCCCTTGGCGATGAACACAGTGCGGAAGCAACGGGAAGCTTCACCGATGAAGGCTCCTTCAGTGGGTGAAATCAATGAAATGGTTGCGAATTTGAAGCTCGCCAGAGCTCCCATGTTTGGAGCTCCCAACTTCGAGAGCAACGACTCCATTGCGCCTGGGGACATCTTCTTCTCTCGTGACTACACTGCTCTGATGATGCAGAACGATGCATTGCCAAAGAACAATGGCTCTGATACCCAATTTAATCCGGTTTCCGAGGTGGATACTATAAGAGACTCAAATTCTAATCGTTGGAACAATCCCAATGGGGTTTTTGAGCTTAACCCGCAGAGAAACTCATCTTATAGTAGTGTTCCACAAATGGGGATGAACTATAGCTCCACCACTAGCAGACACAGCAGCAGTAAGCGTAGCACCACTAGCAGTAAGATGAGCAACTCGAGCACAAGAACTACTGACAGCATGAAGAAGTTCACTGCAAATCGGAAGAAGAGCCAATCAGAGCCATGGTTCGCTTGTATGAGGAGGCAGTCTTGTAAGACCTCGAAAACTCCCGAGACCAAGGCGTTCGATGAGGCTTCCTTCATTGACAAGGCATTCGTGGTGGAGACTCTGAGACAGTTCTGGGCGGACAAGCATCAGCCTGGTTCTCTTGATGGGTTCACTGTCCACAAGCAAGAAGCTCAACTCCTAAAGCAATTG GTGTCCAGCGATGTTTGTCCCCATATCCTATTCCAAGGACCATCAGGTTCGGGAAAAAGAGCACTTACAATGGCCTTTCTTCAGGAAATTTACGGTGACCAATCTTGCAAT GTATCTCATGAGCTGAGGAACTTCCAGATTCAG GAGAAAAGGCAAATGCAAATAGCCGTTCCCTTAACTTCCAGTGCTCATCACGTGGAGCTCAATGTCCATAAGGAACTGAATGCCAGATACGCTTTAATGGCTATAGTCAAGGAAATAAACAACTACCATGCTATTGCTCCTGAAGTCAGCACTGCCGATTTCAAGGCGGATTATAAAG TGATCGTTCTATATGAAGTCGATAAAGCAGCAGAGAGCATCCAGCACTTAATCAAGTGGATCATCGACTGTTACTCCGATTCTTGTAAACTCATTCTCTGCTCTGAGGATGACGGGAATATTCTGGAGTCGGTGAAGAGCCAATGCAAAGTCATTAAGGTTGATGCGCCTGTTGCACATGAA ATCATGGAAGTTCTCATTCAAATAGCAAGGAAGGAGGATTTTGAATTGTCCATGAACTTCGCCGCCAAGATCGCGACTAAGTCGAAGCAAAACATTAGGAAAGCAATTATGGCTCTTGAGGCCTGTAAGGCACACAA CTATCCCTTTGTTGAGGACCAGCCGATTCCATTCGGATGGGAAGAGGTCCTGGTGGAACTCGCCTCAGAAATTTTAGCCGACCCGTCACCAAAGAG ATTATTCTTCATAAGGGGAAAGATTCAGAAACTTCTTATGGACTTTGTTCACCCGAAACTGATTCTCCAG AAGCTCATAGAGCAGTTCCTCAGAGGAGTTGAGTCCAGTTCGAGAAGGGAGCTCTACTACTGGCATGCTTATTAT GAGAAGAGACTACCAACAGGAACAACTGCCTTGCTGAAGTTGGAAG AGTTCGTTGCCAAATTCATGAGCATACACAGAAAGAGCTCTGGTCGTCGCCAGTATGTATAG
- the LOC116201293 gene encoding pentatricopeptide repeat-containing protein At5g66520 produces the protein MQLALLAPTKSFQYNTDIPSRALTVSQLEKCTNLDGIKQVHANMLKTGLVLDPMCVSRLLSVSASPPTGDLSYARSLFERIASPNTFMWNAMVRGYSDCGEPEGALILYIHMLSDSVPHNFHTFPFLLKACCDPSFIGETLQIHNHIVKFGFGTEIFTVNSLIHAYAACGRVESARLVFDRAPGRDIVTWNSIIDAYVKSSELEMAYQMFKEMPEKNVVSWTTMISGLASAGSNREALRLFHEMQIEGIEPDAAALGSTLSACASLGAIEQGRYIHMHIERNKIKTDSMLECGLIDMYAKSGDIEEALKVFKKSKRKCISVWTAIISGLAIHGQARDALYWYSEMQKEGLKPNPITFTAILSACVYAGLVEEGRILFASIKSVHGLSPSMQHYGCLADLLGRAGLLQEAKEVIDTMPIKPNAIVLGALLKACLIHGNPELGKVIGKKLIEMDPGHGGRYVHTASVFGAAGEWEEAARVRGMMKEKSIEKLPGSSNITINGIVHEFFAGDNSHPCIEEIHGMWNRVSKRLEEEEYRPEVGNLLLDLEDDEKEIAISRHSEKLAIAFGLLRTEKKVTLRIFKNLRVCEDCHTVTKMISKIYGRQIIMRDKTRFHEFSNGICSCGDYW, from the coding sequence ATGCAACTCGCATTACTTGCTCCGACAAAGTCGTTCCAATACAATACCGACATCCCCTCGAGGGCCTTGACAGTGTCCCAGCTCGAGAAATGCACGAACTTGGATGGAATTAAACAAGTCCATGCCAACATGTTAAAGACCGGCCTCGTCTTGGACCCGATGTGCGTAAGCAGGCTCCTTTCTGTCTCAGCCTCGCCGCCCACCGGTGACTTATCCTATGCTCGATCTCTGTTTGAGAGGATAGCGAGTCCAAATACTTTCATGTGGAATGCGATGGTTAGGGGATACTCCGACTGCGGCGAACCAGAAGGAGCCCTGATTCTTTATATTCACATGCTCTCCGATTCAGTTCCTCATAATTTTCACACCTTCCCTTTCCTGCTCAAGGCTTGCTGTGATCCTTCATTCATCGGTGAAACGCTTCAAATACATAACCACATAGTTAAGTTCGGGTTTGGGACGGAAATATTCACGGTGAACTCCCTAATCCATGCTTATGCAGCATGTGGTAGGGTGGAATCTGCTCGCCTCGTCTTTGACCGAGCTCCTGGAAGGGACATCGTGACTTGGAACTCGATTATTGATGCATATGTGAAGAGCTCAGAACTGGAAATGGCTTATCAGATGTTTAAAGAGATGCCCGAAAAGAATGTTGTGTCATGGACTACTATGATTTCTGGGTTAGCTTCAGCAGGTTCGAACAGGGAAGCTCTGAGATTATTCCATGAAATGCAGATCGAAGGGATCGAACCTGATGCTGCAGCTCTAGGAAGCACGCTTTCTGCTTGTGCGAGTCTCGGAGCAATAGAGCAAGGCAGATATATCCATATGCatatagaaagaaacaaaattaagACGGATTCGATGTTGGAATGTGGACTTATAGACATGTATGCCAAGAGCGGGGACATTGAAGAAGCTCTGAAGGTTTTCAAGAAATCGAAAAGGAAATGCATATCTGTTTGGACGGCGATAATTTCCGGGCTTGCAATTCATGGCCAAGCGAGGGATGCTCTCTACTGGTATTCAGAGATGCAGAAAGAAGGATTAAAGCCGAATCCAATCACTTTCACGGCGATCTTGAGTGCATGTGTTTATGCGGGACTTGTAGAAGAGGGAAGGATACTGTTTGCGAGCATAAAATCCGTTCATGGCTTAAGCCCTTCAATGCAACACTATGGATGCTTGGCCGACCTTTTAGGACGAGCTGGGTTGCTTCAGGAAGCGAAGGAGGTGATCGACACAATGCCTATAAAGCCTAATGCGATAGTCTTGGGAGCTCTACTGAAGGCGTGTCTGATTCATGGAAATCCCGAGCTGGGGAAAGTGATCGGGAAGAAGTTGATCGAGATGGACCCAGGTCACGGTGGTAGGTATGTACATACTGCAAGCGTTTTTGGTGCAGCAGGGGAATGGGAAGAAGCGGCAAGAGTAAGAGGAATGATGAAGGAGAAGAGCATTGAGAAACTTCCTGGGAGCAGCAATATAACCATTAACGGAATCGTTCACGAGTTTTTTGCGGGAGATAACTCGCACCCATGTATCGAGGAAATTCACGGGATGTGGAACCGGGTTTCCAAGAGactcgaagaagaagaatatagACCCGAGGTGGGGAATTTGCTTCTAGACCTCGAGGATGATGAGAAAGAGATAGCCATCAGTCGGCACAGTGAGAAGTTGGCTATTGCTTTCGGGCTGCTCAGGACGGAGAAGAAGGTGACTCTCAGGATCTTTAAGAACCTTCGTGTTTGCGAAGACTGCCATACAGTGACAAAGATGATCTCCAAGATTTACGGTAGGCAGATTATCATGCGGGATAAAACCCGTTTCCACGAGTTCAGCAACGGGATTTGTTCTTGTGGGGACTACTGGTGA
- the LOC116201294 gene encoding putative glucose-6-phosphate 1-epimerase, with protein MAATVSIASSIPAIPLPKARRLHRFSRVGMTFASLSSEIATPGVKLTEGEGKLPKVVLTSTHGSEAEIYLFGGCVTSWKVSKGKDLLFVRPDAIFNKKKPISGGIPHCFPQFGPGPLQQHGFARNMDWSISQSENVEGDTVVTLELKDEPFSRSMWDYSFQALHKVSLKAKSLSTELIITNTDKKPFSFNAALHTYFHASSASASVRGLKGCKTLNKDPDPKNPIEGREERDVVNFPEFVDCIYLDAPDEVHLDNGLGDTITIKNTNWSDAVLWNPHLQMEACYKDFVCVENAKIGSVQLEPEQSWTATQQLFVN; from the exons ATGGCGGCGACTGTCTCTATCGCCTCTTCCATACCCGCCATTCCCCTTCCTAAAGCTCGGCGGCTCCACCG GTTCTCCCGCGTCGGGATGACATTTGCTAGCTTGAGTAGCGAAATCGCAACTCCGGGAGTGAAGCTCACTGAAGGAGAAGGGAAATTGCCGAAAGTGGTGCTGACCTCTACGCACGGCAG CGAGGCagagatatatttatttggtgGCTGTGTAACATCATGGAAAGTTTCAAAGGGGAAGGACCTATTGTTTGTTCGACCAGATGCCATTTTTAACAAGAAGAAACCTATCAG TGGAGGGATCCCACATTGCTTCCCACAATTTGGACCTGGTCCTTTGCAACAG CATGGTTTTGCAAGGAATATGGATTGGTCCATCTCTCAATCTGAGAATGTGGAGGGAGATACTGTTGTAACTCTAGAACTAAAGGATGAACCATTCAGTcgttccatgtgggattataGCTTCCAAGCTCTACACAAG GTTTCTTTGAAAGCAAAGAGCCTCTCTACAGAGTTGATAATCACAAATACTGACAAGAAACCTTTTTCATTCAATGCTGCCTTGCATACATACTTCCAT GCTTCTTCTGCATCAGCATCAGTCAGAGGTTTGAAGGGCTGCAAAACACTGAATAAAGATCCAGATCCTAAGAATCCAATTGAGGGCAGGGAGGAAAG GGACGTAGTGAACTTTCCAGAGTTTGTAGATTGCATATACCTCGATGCACCTGATGAAGTCCACCTTGATAATGGGTTGGGAGACACAATTACCATCAAAAACACGAA CTGGTCAGATGCCGTCTTGTGGAACCCACACCTGCAAATGGAAGCTTGCTATAAGGATTTTGTTTGCGTTGAAAACGCTAAG ATTGGAAGTGTCCAGCTAGAACCCGAACAGTCGTGGACAGCAACTCAGCAGCTTTTTGTTAACTAA
- the LOC116199704 gene encoding laccase-11 gives MGGRGRINFSRVTLALVGLFLGSFISASEAAVRKYQFDIKVKNVSRLCHAKPIVTVNGMYPGPTIYAREGDRVIVNVTNYAQYNMSIHWHGLKQYRNGWADGPAYITQCPIQTGNGYTYDFNITGQRGTLWWHAHILWLRATVHGAIVIMPQQGTPFPFPQPYREFNILLGEWWNADVEQVEKQGNIMGLPPNMSDAHTINGKPGPLFPCSEKHTFVMEVESGKTYLLRIVNAALNDELFFAIAGHNMTVVEVDAVYTKPFTTQSILIAPGQTTNVLVQADQAPNRYFMAARPFIDVAIAVDNKTATAILQYKGVPNTVIPLLPNLPNPNDTQTALDYNKQLRSLNSPQFPANVPQKVDRNLFYTVGLAMNACPTCVNGTRLQASLNNITFVMPQVGLLQAHYFNTSGVFTTDFPDKPPRPFNYTGAPLTANLRTNHGTRVSKLAFNSTVELVLQDTNLLTVESHPFHLHGYNFFVMGTGIGNFDPAKDPANYNLVDPMERNTVGVPTGGWTAIRFRADNPGVWFMHCHLELHTGWGLKTAFVVEDGPGPDHSILPPPADLPPC, from the exons ATGGGAGGCCGTGGGAGGATAAATTTTTCGAGGGTAACCCTTGCTCTCGTAGGATTGTTCCTCGGATCGTTCATCTCTGCATCCGAAGCGGCCGTCAGAAAATACCAATTCGAT ATTAAGGTGAAGAACGTGAGTAGACTATGCCATGCAAAGCCCATAGTGACAGTAAATGGGATGTACCCTGGCCCTACAATTTACGCCCGTGAAGGAGACAGAGTTATTGTCAATGTCACAAATTACGCTCAATACAACATGTCAATCCACTG GCACGGGCTGAAGCAGTATCGAAACGGGTGGGCAGATGGGCCTGCATACATCACGCAGTGCCCCATCCAGACCGGGAACGGCTACACGTACGACTTCAACATCACGGGACAGAGAGGGACTCTCTGGTGGCACGCTCACATTCTGTGGCTGAGGGCCACTGTGCACGGCGCGATCGTCATCATGCCTCAGCAGGGGACTCCGTTCCCGTTCCCGCAGCCCTACAGAGAATTCAACATACTTCTAG GAGAATGGTGGAACGCTGATGTTGAGCAGGTCGAGAAGCAAGGGAACATCATGGGGCTGCCGCCGAACATGTCCGACGCTCACACCATCAATGGCAAACCCGGGCCACTCTTCCCCTGTTCCGAGAAGC ATACTTTTGTAATGGAGGTCGAGTCGGGGAAGACCTATCTCCTCCGTATCGTCAACGCTGCACTGAACGACGAGCTTTTCTTCGCTATTGCTGGACACAACATGACAGTCGTCGAGGTTGATGCAGTCTACACGAAGCCCTTCACGACACAGTCCATCTTGATCGCCCCAGGCCAGACCACAAATGTCCTGGTCCAAGCTGACCAAGCACCCAACAGGTACTTCATGGCTGCACGGCCTTTCATAGACGTCGCGATCGCCGTAGACAACAAGACTGCCACGGCTATCCTCCAGTACAAGGGTGTCCCCAATACTGTCATCCCTTTGCTCCCGAACTTGCCAAACCCGAACGACACCCAAACCGCTTTGGACTATAACAAGCAGCTTAGGAGCTTGAACTCACCGCAATTCCCCGCCAATGTTCCACAGAAGGTCGACCGGAACCTCTTCTACACTGTTGGTTTGGCCATGAACGCTTGTCCCACTTGTGTCAATGGGACAAGGCTCCAAGCTTCCTTAAACAATATCACCTTTGTCATGCCCCAAGTTGGCCTCCTCCAAGCCCACTACTTCAACACTTCCGGGGTCTTCACAACCGACTTCCCAGACAAGCCGCCGAGGCCCTTCAACTACACCGGCGCCCCCCTGACGGCAAACCTCAGGACCAACCATGGCACAAGGGTCAGCAAGCTCGCCTTCAACTCAACCGTCGAGCTCGTGCTCCAGGACACGAACCTCCTCACGGTGGAGTCACACCCTTTCCACCTCCACGGCTATAACTTCTTCGTCATGGGGACAGGTATCGGGAACTTCGACCCTGCCAAGGACCCGGCCAACTACAACCTGGTCGACCCAATGGAGAGGAACACCGTCGGAGTCCCCACTGGTGGGTGGACTGCTATTCGGTTCCGCGCTGATAATCCAG GTGTGTGGTTCATGCACTGTCACCTGGAGCTGCACACCGGTTGGGGGCTGAAAACAGCGTTTGTGGTGGAAGATGGGCCGGGACCGGATCATAGCATCCTGCCTCCACCAGCTGATCTTCCGCCATGTTAA